The following are from one region of the Euleptes europaea isolate rEulEur1 chromosome 11, rEulEur1.hap1, whole genome shotgun sequence genome:
- the LOC130484269 gene encoding zinc finger protein 771-like, producing the protein MAAGGPAQVMFEDVAVYFSMAEWAKLAEWQRDLYRAVMVENYEAVASLGYLSVKPELICKIEREENPCMEEPLEPPRWRRPQSPWLGDEIRMADEEEGEGVVTDLRIPARCKRKKKTHSAGTEKPTTPATNAPEAESLPRVTLKMNPPKCPECGKSFFSNVAMAIHIRTHTGERPFKCHLCPKGFPSRGDLKRHIKTHLRQKAPPANSSIPKGKKCLTAKLQLLRQLGATPGPRKPHICAQCGKSFNKKQDLRKHQGTHSAERPFPCLECGRRFRLKQILVAHMKVHVGERPFSCSECGKRFRQKHHVESHQRVHTGEKPFACTTCGKRYAQKQPLISHLRVHTGERPYSCIECGKSFRNQATLTIHYRMHTGERPYRCLLCGKSCSQLQHLKSHQRVHRGEQHLIEAGDTKALAQKRAREMVEKPHPCPKCEKRFRDEKIMQVHLKTHEDKRPLKSGSSPASAALDQNTSPSVRPKVSLPMAKSISGGTGASKKHSAVTQPGTVAGRRSFACIDCGRKFTQAKYLTLHQRSHT; encoded by the exons ATGGCCGCGGGGGGCCCCGCCCAG GTGATGTTTGAAGACGTGGCCGTCTACTTCTCGATGGCGGAGTGGGCGAAACTGGCGGAATGGCAGCGGGACCTGTATCGGGCTGTGATGGTGGAGAACTACGAGGCTGTTGCCTCTCTGG GGTACCTTTCTGTCAAACCTGAACTCATCTGTAAAATAGAGCGAGAAGAGAACCCCTGCATGGAAGAACCCCTGGAACCCCCAAGATGGAGGAGACCCCAGAGCCCCTGGTTGG GAGATGAGATTCGGATGGCGGacgaggaggaaggggaaggagtgGTCACCGACCTGCGAATCCCAGCCCGAtgcaagagaaagaagaagactcACTCGGCAGGAACAGAGAAGCCAACGACCCCGGCAACAAACGCCCCGGAGGCCGAGTCTCTGCCCCGGGTGACGCTGAAGATGAACCCGCCCAAGTGCCCGGAGTGCGGCAAGAGCTTCTTCAGCAACGTGGCCATGGCCATCCACATCCGGACACACACGGGGGAGCGCCCCTTCAAGTGCCACCTGTGCCCCAAGGGCTTCccctccaggggggacctgaagCGCCACATCAAGACACACCTGCGGCAGAAGGCTCCCCCCGCCAACAGCTCCATCCCCAAGGGGAAGAAGTGCCTCACCGCCAAGCTTCAACTCCTGCGCCAGTTGGGGGCAACCCCAGGGCCCAGGAAGCCCCACATCTGCGCCCAGTGCGGGAAGAGCTTCAACAAGAAGCAGGACCTGCGCAAGCACCAGGGGACGCACTCAGCCGAGCGGCCCTTCCCCTGCCTGGAGTGCGGGCGCCGCTTCCGGCTCAAGCAGATCCTGGTGGCCCACATGAAGGTCCATGTGGGGGAGCGGCCCTTCTCCTGCTCCGAGTGTGGCAAGCGCTTCCGCCAGAAGCACCACGTGGAGAGCCACCAGCGCGTGCACACTGGCGAGAAGCCCTTTGCGTGCACGACGTGCGGCAAGCGCTACGCCCAGAAGCAGCCGCTCATCAGCCACCTGCGGGTCCACACCGGCGAGCGGCCCTATTCGTGCATCGAGTGCGGGAAGTCGTTCCGGAACCAGGCAACGCTGACCATCCACTACCGCATGCACACGGGGGAGCGGCCCTATCGCTGCCTCCTCTGCGGCAAATCCTGCAGCCAGCTGCAGCACCTTAAGAGCCACCAGAGGGTGCACCGCGGGGAGCAGCACCTGATCGAGGCTGGAGACACCAAAGCCCTGGCTCAGAAAAGAGCTCGGGAGATGGTGGAGAAGCCCCACCCCTGCCCCAAGTGCGAGAAGCGCTTTCGGGACGAAAAGATCATGCAGGTCCACTTGAAAACCCACGAGGACAAGAGGCCGCTGAAATCTGGATCCTCACCAGCCAGTGCAGCTCTCGACCAAAACACCTCTCCTTCTGTCCGGCCAAAAGTGTCCTTGCCGATGGCCAAATCCATTAGCGGAGGGACAGGCGCGAGCAAGAAGCATTCTGCTGTGACACAGCCGGGCACTGTAGCTGGGAGGAGGTCCTTTGCATGCATTGACTGTGGCCGGAAGTTCACTCAGGCAAAATATCTCACCCTGCATCAGAGGAGCCATACCTGA